One Paracoccaceae bacterium genomic region harbors:
- a CDS encoding PQQ-dependent sugar dehydrogenase: MTPRSHPTRRSLLSSLAGAAVALPWLSRGLAAQGLGAEAMATGLDQPWSLAFLPGGAFLVTERGGNLLHYAAPSARPRRVKGVPEVRASGQGGLLDVMVPRDFATSRRIWLSYSHPGGNGASTGLGVGRLSADGAAIEGFARVHSGPPSSRGQHFGSRVVEARDGSVFLTTGDRGQGPLAQDPSRPEGKVLRFDADGRARTAPAFAGQAVVPGLWSLGHRNIQGAALDGQGRLWTVEHGARGGDEINQPQAGRNYGWPVITYGVNYNGAPIGEGTARAGMEQPAHYWDPSIAPSGLVIHSGRGIPAWRGHFLTGSLNSDHIARLDPANGWRETRLAGRETARVRDVREAPDGSLWFLSVGRGTLWRLAAT; the protein is encoded by the coding sequence ATGACCCCCCGATCGCACCCCACACGCCGCAGCCTCCTGTCGTCGCTGGCCGGCGCAGCCGTGGCGCTTCCGTGGCTGTCGCGCGGGCTTGCCGCACAGGGTCTTGGCGCCGAGGCCATGGCAACCGGTCTCGACCAGCCATGGAGCCTGGCGTTCCTGCCCGGTGGCGCGTTTCTGGTCACGGAACGCGGCGGGAACCTTCTGCACTACGCCGCCCCCTCCGCCCGACCGCGGAGGGTGAAGGGCGTTCCCGAGGTCAGGGCATCAGGCCAGGGAGGGTTGCTTGATGTGATGGTGCCCCGCGACTTTGCCACGTCGCGCCGCATCTGGCTCAGCTATTCCCATCCCGGCGGGAATGGCGCGTCCACCGGCCTCGGCGTCGGGCGCCTCTCTGCGGACGGAGCCGCGATCGAGGGCTTTGCCCGGGTCCATTCCGGCCCGCCCTCGTCGCGCGGCCAGCACTTCGGATCGCGCGTGGTCGAGGCGCGGGACGGATCGGTCTTTCTGACCACGGGCGACCGGGGGCAGGGGCCGCTGGCCCAGGATCCGTCGCGGCCGGAGGGCAAGGTCTTGCGCTTCGACGCGGACGGCCGCGCCCGGACAGCGCCCGCCTTTGCCGGGCAGGCCGTTGTTCCCGGTCTGTGGTCCCTGGGGCACCGCAACATCCAGGGTGCGGCACTGGATGGGCAAGGCCGCCTGTGGACCGTCGAGCATGGCGCGCGCGGCGGCGACGAGATCAACCAGCCGCAGGCCGGGCGCAACTATGGCTGGCCGGTCATCACCTATGGCGTGAACTACAACGGCGCCCCCATTGGCGAAGGCACGGCGCGGGCCGGGATGGAGCAGCCGGCGCATTACTGGGACCCCTCGATCGCGCCTTCGGGCCTGGTCATTCATTCGGGGCGCGGGATTCCGGCCTGGCGGGGTCATTTCCTGACAGGCAGCCTGAACAGCGATCACATCGCCCGCCTCGACCCGGCGAACGGATGGCGCGAGACGCGGCTGGCGGGGCGCGAGACGGCGCGCGTGCGCGATGTGCGCGAGGCGCCGGACGGATCCCTGTGGTTCCTGTCGGTCGGGCGCGGAACGCTGTGGCGGCTGGCGGCCACCTGA
- a CDS encoding GlxA family transcriptional regulator, giving the protein MSSPQKKATATAKHSGPRRFVFLLLDRFTMLAFAGAIEPLRIANRVSGRPLYSWLLAGEGGKSVTCSNGAEFRLDIGLDEIERDDTLLVCGGIDVQKAATKGVLNWLRREARRGVTVGGLCTGAWAVARAGLLDGKKATIHWENQDGFLEEFETVKLTKSVFVIDGNRMTTAGGIASLDLMLKIIAADHGDDIANTVADQLIYSQIRTDQDTQRLSIPTRIGVRHPKLSQVIQQMEAMIEEPVSPSDLAEDVGMSTRQLERLFRRYLNRSPKKYYMELRLQKARNLLMQTDLSVINVALACGFASPSHFSKCYRAHYNTTPYRERGTQGSVPVPRLSF; this is encoded by the coding sequence ATGTCCTCCCCCCAGAAGAAGGCCACGGCGACGGCCAAGCACAGCGGCCCGCGCCGGTTTGTGTTCCTGCTGCTTGACCGTTTCACGATGCTGGCGTTCGCGGGGGCCATCGAACCCCTGCGCATCGCGAACCGGGTATCCGGTCGGCCGCTCTACAGCTGGCTGCTGGCCGGAGAGGGCGGCAAGAGCGTGACCTGCTCGAACGGGGCCGAATTCCGGCTCGACATCGGACTGGACGAGATCGAGCGTGACGACACGCTGCTGGTCTGTGGCGGAATCGACGTCCAGAAAGCCGCGACCAAGGGTGTTCTGAACTGGCTGCGGCGCGAGGCGCGGCGTGGCGTCACCGTCGGCGGTCTTTGCACCGGCGCCTGGGCAGTGGCGCGGGCCGGGCTGCTCGACGGCAAGAAGGCCACGATCCACTGGGAGAATCAGGACGGTTTCCTTGAGGAGTTCGAGACGGTGAAGCTGACGAAGTCGGTCTTCGTGATCGACGGCAACCGGATGACGACCGCCGGGGGCATCGCGTCACTGGACCTGATGCTGAAGATCATCGCGGCGGATCACGGCGACGACATCGCCAACACGGTGGCCGATCAGTTGATCTACAGCCAGATTCGCACCGATCAGGACACACAGCGCCTGTCGATCCCCACGCGGATCGGCGTTCGGCATCCGAAGCTGTCGCAGGTCATCCAGCAGATGGAGGCGATGATCGAGGAACCGGTCAGTCCGTCCGATCTGGCCGAAGATGTGGGGATGAGCACGCGGCAGCTCGAACGCCTGTTCCGCCGCTATCTGAACCGCAGCCCGAAGAAGTACTACATGGAACTGCGCCTGCAGAAGGCGCGCAACCTGCTGATGCAGACCGACCTGAGCGTGATCAACGTCGCGCTTGCATGCGGGTTTGCGAGCCCCTCGCATTTCTCGAAATGCTACCGGGCACATTACAACACGACCCCCTACCGCGAACGCGGCACGCAAGGGTCGGTGCCGGTTCCCCGCCTGTCGTTCTGA
- a CDS encoding 3-deoxy-7-phosphoheptulonate synthase class II, giving the protein MAKGWTKSDWRAKPRVQMPDYPDRTALNAVEAQLAKYPPLVFAGEARKLKKQLALAAEGKAFLLQGGDCAESFAEFSADNIRDTFRVMLQMAVVLTYGAKVPVIKVGRMAGQFAKPRSAPTEVVAGVELPSYRGDIIHGFEASAEARRPDPSRMLQAYTQAAATLNLLRAFSTGGFADIHRVHSWTLGFAEHDKAERYRDLSNRISDALDFMNAAGVNADTSHELATVEFYTSHEALLLEYEEALCRIDSITGQPVAGSGHMIWIGDRTRQPDGAHVEFARGVLNPIGLKCGPTTSAEDLKILMAKLNPENEPGRLTLIARFGAGKVGEHLPRLIRAVREEGANVVWSCDPMHGNTIKAASGYKTRPFNSVLSEVREFFAIHKAEGTVPGGVHFEMTGKDVTECTGGLRAVTDEDLSSRYHTACDPRLNASQSLELAFLVAEELTARRDAVRRVAL; this is encoded by the coding sequence ATGGCCAAGGGATGGACGAAATCGGACTGGCGCGCAAAGCCGCGTGTACAGATGCCGGATTATCCCGACCGGACGGCGCTGAACGCGGTCGAGGCGCAACTGGCGAAATACCCCCCGCTGGTCTTTGCCGGCGAGGCGCGCAAGCTGAAGAAGCAACTGGCACTCGCGGCCGAGGGCAAGGCGTTCCTGTTGCAGGGAGGCGACTGCGCCGAAAGCTTTGCCGAATTCAGCGCCGACAACATCCGCGACACGTTCCGGGTGATGCTGCAGATGGCCGTGGTGCTGACCTACGGCGCCAAGGTGCCCGTGATCAAGGTCGGGCGCATGGCCGGACAGTTCGCCAAGCCGCGCTCGGCGCCCACCGAGGTCGTGGCCGGTGTGGAACTGCCCAGCTATCGCGGCGACATCATCCACGGCTTCGAGGCCAGCGCCGAGGCGCGCCGTCCCGATCCCTCGCGGATGCTGCAGGCCTACACGCAGGCCGCTGCCACGCTGAACCTGCTGCGCGCCTTCTCGACAGGCGGTTTCGCCGATATCCACCGGGTGCATTCCTGGACGCTCGGTTTCGCCGAACATGACAAGGCCGAGCGCTACCGCGACCTATCCAACCGCATCTCGGACGCGCTCGACTTCATGAACGCGGCGGGCGTGAACGCCGACACCAGCCACGAACTGGCGACCGTCGAGTTCTACACGAGCCACGAGGCGCTGCTGCTCGAATACGAAGAGGCGCTGTGCCGCATCGACTCGATCACCGGCCAGCCGGTCGCGGGCTCGGGCCACATGATCTGGATCGGCGACCGCACGCGGCAGCCGGATGGCGCACATGTCGAATTCGCCCGCGGCGTCCTGAATCCGATCGGGCTGAAATGCGGACCCACGACGTCGGCCGAGGATCTGAAGATCCTGATGGCGAAGCTGAATCCCGAGAACGAGCCGGGCCGCCTGACCCTCATCGCCCGGTTCGGCGCGGGCAAGGTGGGCGAACACCTGCCGCGCCTGATCCGCGCGGTGCGCGAGGAGGGCGCGAATGTCGTGTGGTCCTGCGACCCGATGCATGGCAACACGATCAAGGCGGCGTCGGGCTACAAGACCCGGCCGTTCAATTCCGTGCTGTCCGAGGTGCGCGAGTTCTTCGCCATCCACAAGGCCGAGGGCACCGTTCCCGGCGGTGTGCATTTCGAGATGACGGGCAAGGATGTGACCGAGTGCACTGGCGGTCTTCGCGCGGTGACGGATGAAGACCTGTCGTCGCGCTATCACACGGCCTGCGACCCGCGCCTGAATGCAAGCCAGTCGCTCGAGCTCGCGTTCCTTGTGGCCGAGGAACTTACCGCGCGGCGGGATGCGGTGCGCCGCGTGGCGCTCTGA
- a CDS encoding PAS domain-containing protein: protein MVTSFFGGSGRRSVAADAIFAELRGYWQGQIGPDGLPPLRSVIDPRGIAGTLDCAFIADRVAPGVARFRLAGAAIADLLGMDVRGMPMLSLIDPPARAGFGRIVEEALMRPAELQMDLEADRGIGRPALSGSVLMLPLRRADGSGGLALGCLVSDGSIGRPPRRFAIARHRLTPMDVTVSAAAPAPGMAEDPAPFHPRGERPYLRLVKTDRPAS, encoded by the coding sequence ATGGTCACATCGTTCTTCGGCGGATCGGGGCGGCGGTCGGTCGCCGCAGATGCCATTTTCGCCGAACTGCGCGGCTACTGGCAGGGGCAGATCGGCCCCGACGGCCTGCCACCATTGCGCAGCGTGATCGATCCGCGCGGGATCGCGGGCACGCTGGACTGCGCCTTCATCGCCGACCGCGTTGCGCCCGGCGTGGCACGGTTCCGGCTGGCGGGCGCCGCGATTGCCGATCTGCTGGGCATGGACGTGCGTGGCATGCCGATGCTGAGCCTGATCGATCCGCCCGCACGCGCGGGGTTTGGCCGCATCGTCGAGGAGGCGCTGATGCGGCCCGCCGAGCTGCAGATGGATCTGGAGGCGGATCGCGGGATCGGCCGCCCTGCCCTGTCGGGCAGCGTCCTGATGCTGCCATTGCGCCGTGCGGACGGCTCGGGCGGGCTTGCGCTGGGTTGCCTGGTGTCCGACGGGTCCATCGGCAGGCCGCCGCGCCGCTTTGCGATTGCGCGGCACCGCCTGACCCCGATGGACGTGACCGTCAGCGCAGCCGCGCCCGCGCCCGGCATGGCCGAGGACCCCGCACCGTTTCATCCGCGCGGCGAACGGCCCTATCTGCGGCTGGTCAAGACGGACCGGCCCGCATCATGA
- a CDS encoding YicC family protein — MTLSMTGFAARRGQGAGCTWTWDLRSVNGKGLDLRLRLPDWIEGLEPMIRAEVACSLSRGNVSLTLKVARDESSGSGLRINPAALAAALAALREVEAAAMDAGMTLRQASQAEVLALRGVTEGPAEDEDTGPLRSALLADLAPLLADFAASRRAEGTALAGVIAGQVDRIAVLTEAARVEAEARRPAAADSLRTALARVLDGAGDADPARVAQELALLAIKSDVTEEIDRLTAHVAAARNHLAEKGPTGRKLDFLMQEFLREANTLCSKSQSAPLTRIGLDLKVVIDQMREQVQNVE; from the coding sequence ATGACGCTTTCCATGACTGGCTTCGCCGCGCGGCGGGGGCAGGGTGCGGGCTGCACCTGGACCTGGGATCTGCGCTCGGTGAACGGCAAGGGGCTGGACCTGCGGCTCCGGCTGCCGGACTGGATCGAAGGGCTGGAACCGATGATCCGCGCCGAGGTGGCGTGCAGCCTTTCACGGGGCAACGTGTCGCTGACGCTGAAGGTGGCGCGGGACGAATCGTCCGGATCGGGTCTGCGGATCAACCCCGCCGCGCTTGCCGCCGCTCTTGCCGCCCTGCGCGAGGTCGAGGCGGCGGCGATGGATGCGGGGATGACGCTGCGGCAGGCCAGTCAGGCCGAGGTTCTCGCGCTGCGCGGTGTCACCGAAGGTCCGGCCGAGGACGAAGACACCGGCCCGCTGCGATCTGCGCTGCTTGCCGACCTCGCGCCGCTTCTCGCCGATTTTGCGGCTTCGCGCCGTGCCGAGGGCACCGCCCTGGCAGGCGTGATCGCCGGGCAGGTCGATCGCATCGCGGTGCTGACCGAGGCGGCCCGCGTCGAGGCCGAGGCGCGGCGCCCGGCCGCTGCAGATTCGCTGCGCACCGCGCTGGCCCGTGTGCTTGACGGCGCCGGCGACGCCGACCCCGCGAGGGTGGCCCAGGAACTGGCGCTATTGGCCATCAAGTCGGATGTGACCGAGGAAATCGACCGGCTGACCGCTCATGTCGCCGCCGCCCGGAACCATCTGGCCGAGAAGGGCCCGACGGGGCGCAAGCTCGATTTCCTGATGCAGGAATTCCTGCGCGAGGCGAACACGCTCTGCTCCAAGTCACAATCCGCGCCGCTCACCCGGATCGGGCTCGACCTCAAGGTCGTGATCGACCAGATGCGCGAGCAGGTCCAGAACGTCGAATGA
- the gmk gene encoding guanylate kinase, with protein sequence MARKGLLLILSSPSGAGKSTLARMLMDWDPTIRFSVSATTRPPRPAEVDGQHYYFLSRGDFLSQVEKGEMLEHAEVFGNLYGSPRAPVEQAMAEGHDTLFDIDWQGGQQIRSSALGRDVVSVFVLPPSIAELERRLRGRAQDSDEVIAGRMAKSRDEISHWAEYDYVLVNDDLHSTYSRLQGILEAERERRDRQPGLAEFVRGLNREFETR encoded by the coding sequence ATGGCGCGCAAGGGGTTGCTGCTGATCCTCTCGTCGCCCTCCGGGGCGGGGAAATCCACGCTTGCGCGGATGCTGATGGATTGGGATCCGACGATCCGGTTCTCGGTATCGGCCACCACGCGCCCGCCGCGCCCGGCCGAGGTGGACGGCCAGCATTATTACTTCCTGTCGCGCGGGGATTTCCTGTCGCAGGTCGAGAAGGGCGAGATGCTGGAACATGCCGAGGTGTTCGGCAACCTCTATGGCAGCCCGCGCGCGCCGGTCGAGCAGGCCATGGCGGAAGGCCATGACACCTTGTTCGACATCGACTGGCAGGGTGGCCAGCAGATCCGGTCTTCGGCGCTTGGCCGCGATGTCGTATCGGTCTTCGTGCTGCCGCCCTCGATTGCCGAGCTTGAGCGCCGGCTTCGTGGCCGTGCCCAGGACAGTGACGAGGTGATCGCCGGACGCATGGCGAAAAGTCGCGATGAGATCAGCCATTGGGCCGAATATGACTATGTCCTGGTGAATGACGATTTGCATAGTACTTACAGCCGATTGCAGGGCATTCTTGAGGCCGAGCGTGAACGCCGCGACCGTCAGCCGGGTCTCGCCGAATTCGTGCGCGGCCTGAACCGGGAGTTCGAGACGCGATGA
- a CDS encoding gamma carbonic anhydrase family protein: MIWSLDGLSPEIHPDAWIAPGAHVIGRVRLAASASVWFGAVLRGDNEWIEVGEGSNIQENSVLHTDIGYPLVIGSGCTIGHRAMLHGCTIGDRSLIGMGATILNGATIGSDCLIGACALITEGKQIPDGSLVMGSPGKVVRALDGAARERLVASAAGYRANAARFRAGLKEV; encoded by the coding sequence ATGATCTGGTCACTTGACGGTCTTTCCCCCGAGATACATCCCGACGCCTGGATCGCGCCGGGTGCACATGTCATTGGCCGCGTGAGGCTCGCGGCATCGGCGTCGGTCTGGTTCGGGGCCGTCCTGCGCGGCGACAATGAATGGATCGAGGTGGGCGAAGGCTCGAACATCCAGGAAAACAGCGTGCTCCACACCGATATCGGCTACCCTCTGGTGATCGGCAGCGGCTGCACCATCGGCCACCGCGCCATGCTGCACGGCTGCACCATCGGCGACCGCTCGCTGATCGGCATGGGTGCGACCATACTGAACGGCGCGACGATCGGCAGCGACTGCCTGATCGGGGCCTGTGCGCTGATCACGGAGGGCAAGCAGATACCGGATGGCAGCCTGGTGATGGGAAGCCCCGGCAAGGTCGTGCGCGCGCTGGATGGCGCCGCCCGCGAAAGACTGGTGGCCAGTGCCGCCGGATACCGGGCGAACGCCGCGCGGTTCCGGGCCGGCTTGAAAGAGGTGTGA
- a CDS encoding N-acetylneuraminate synthase family protein, translating to MEIAGRKIGPDHPPLVIAEIGINHGGDLAVAKEMVRLAAGAGCEMIKHQTHIIEDEMTDEAKSIFPPNADVSIWHVMERCALSRDDEAELKRYTESLGMIWISTPFSRAAADFLETLDVPAYKIGSGEADNLPLIRHIARKGKPVIMSTGMQTIDSIRASVAILDAAGIDYALLECTNLYPSPPEIVSLRGVTDLRHAFPRAVVGFSDHSIGPEMALASVALGACILERHYTDTRYRKGPDIINSMDPSELRHLIDRSREIWIAANNPKQRTAAEEPVYRFARASVVADRDLPAGHVIAEADIWARRPGSGEIAGYDFDKVVGKRLTRAVTRNTQLQWSDLA from the coding sequence ATGGAGATTGCAGGCAGGAAGATCGGGCCGGACCATCCGCCCCTGGTGATCGCGGAGATCGGCATCAACCACGGCGGCGATCTTGCCGTGGCAAAGGAGATGGTGCGCCTCGCCGCAGGTGCCGGATGCGAGATGATCAAGCACCAGACCCACATCATCGAGGACGAGATGACCGACGAGGCCAAGTCGATCTTCCCGCCCAATGCCGATGTCTCGATCTGGCATGTGATGGAACGCTGCGCCCTGTCGCGGGACGACGAGGCGGAACTGAAGCGCTACACCGAAAGCCTGGGGATGATCTGGATCTCCACGCCGTTTTCCCGCGCGGCCGCCGACTTCCTCGAAACCCTCGATGTGCCGGCCTACAAGATCGGGTCGGGCGAGGCCGACAACCTGCCGCTGATCCGCCACATCGCCCGCAAGGGCAAGCCCGTGATCATGTCCACCGGGATGCAGACGATCGACAGCATCCGCGCGAGCGTCGCCATCCTCGATGCGGCGGGGATCGACTATGCCCTGCTGGAATGCACCAATCTCTACCCCAGCCCGCCCGAGATCGTCAGCCTTCGCGGCGTGACGGACCTGCGCCATGCCTTTCCACGGGCCGTGGTGGGGTTCAGCGACCATTCCATCGGCCCCGAGATGGCACTGGCCTCGGTGGCCCTGGGAGCCTGCATCCTGGAACGGCACTACACCGACACGCGCTATCGCAAGGGGCCCGACATCATCAACTCGATGGACCCGTCGGAACTGCGCCACCTGATCGACCGCTCGCGCGAGATCTGGATCGCCGCCAACAACCCCAAGCAGCGCACCGCCGCCGAAGAACCCGTCTACCGCTTCGCCCGCGCCAGCGTCGTGGCCGACCGCGACCTGCCTGCGGGCCATGTCATCGCCGAAGCCGACATCTGGGCGCGCCGCCCGGGATCGGGCGAGATCGCGGGCTATGACTTCGACAAGGTGGTGGGTAAGCGCCTGACCCGCGCGGTGACGCGCAACACGCAGTTGCAGTGGAGCGATCTGGCGTGA
- a CDS encoding sulfotransferase family 2 domain-containing protein, translating into MTVVGTGFLFIHVPKAAGQSLSARLGGVSRTLPGHAPLWWIDPAIRKDRFAFGFVRNPWDRLVSLYAFQSTKTVKNGESAEYQAFIRSIGFTRWLLEDRMFMPQDAAWMAPDLPPMQQRSQMWWVDGCDFVGNVETLDADFAGIAPRLALRRGWREVLGLRPRMAHRNRSARAGYRDYYDAGTTAFVARHFAPEIERFGYRF; encoded by the coding sequence ATGACCGTCGTCGGCACCGGTTTCCTGTTCATCCACGTTCCCAAGGCTGCGGGGCAGTCGCTGTCAGCCCGCCTGGGCGGTGTCAGCCGCACGCTTCCGGGCCATGCGCCGCTGTGGTGGATCGACCCGGCGATCCGCAAGGATCGGTTCGCCTTCGGTTTCGTGCGCAACCCCTGGGACCGGCTGGTGTCGCTGTACGCATTCCAGTCGACCAAGACCGTGAAGAACGGCGAAAGCGCTGAATATCAGGCATTCATCCGGTCCATCGGCTTCACGCGCTGGCTGCTGGAGGACCGGATGTTCATGCCGCAGGACGCGGCCTGGATGGCGCCGGACCTTCCCCCGATGCAGCAGCGCAGCCAGATGTGGTGGGTCGACGGTTGCGACTTCGTCGGCAACGTCGAGACCCTGGATGCCGACTTTGCCGGTATCGCGCCGCGATTGGCCCTGCGCCGAGGCTGGCGCGAGGTGCTGGGCCTTCGCCCCCGGATGGCGCATCGCAACCGATCCGCCCGGGCAGGATACCGGGACTACTACGATGCAGGCACGACCGCGTTCGTCGCCCGCCATTTCGCACCGGAGATCGAGCGGTTCGGCTATCGGTTCTAG
- the neuC gene encoding UDP-N-acetylglucosamine 2-epimerase (hydrolyzing), with product MTRHLLFLTGTRADFGKLEPLAAAARDGGHRVGFFVTGMHMLDRYGLTKHEVQRMPGVAVHEFLNQRPGDGQDIVLAKTVTGFSDYITEHRPDLIVTHGDRVEALAGTLVGAINYIRTAHVEGGEVSGTIDEMFRHCNTKLAYAHFVSSDAAAARVRALGEPVEAIHVIGSPELDFHGQPSGVTLDAVRARYAIPFAEYGIAVFHPVTSEADTMGAQAQALFGALVESGRHFVVIAPNNDPGSDAIFAVLRGLPAARFRVLPSMRFAHFSELMKHAACMVGNSSAGVREAPFLGLPSLDVGTRQNGRSDAPSIRSCAAADRAAILGFLTTEWGRAWTRHTGFGEGRAADRFAAVLRDPEFWARGLQKEFRDIG from the coding sequence ATGACCCGACACCTCCTTTTCCTCACCGGCACCCGTGCGGATTTCGGCAAGCTGGAGCCGCTGGCCGCCGCTGCGCGCGACGGTGGGCACCGGGTGGGCTTTTTCGTCACCGGAATGCACATGCTGGACCGCTATGGCCTGACCAAGCACGAAGTGCAGCGCATGCCGGGCGTGGCGGTGCACGAGTTCCTGAACCAGCGTCCGGGCGACGGGCAGGATATCGTGCTGGCCAAGACCGTCACGGGATTCAGCGACTACATCACCGAACACCGCCCCGACCTGATCGTCACCCATGGCGACCGTGTCGAGGCTCTGGCCGGCACCCTGGTCGGCGCGATCAACTACATCCGCACCGCCCACGTCGAGGGGGGCGAGGTATCGGGCACGATCGACGAGATGTTCCGCCACTGCAACACCAAGCTGGCCTATGCGCATTTCGTGTCGTCCGACGCGGCGGCGGCGCGGGTGCGGGCGCTCGGCGAACCGGTCGAAGCGATCCACGTCATCGGCTCGCCCGAACTTGATTTCCACGGCCAGCCCTCGGGCGTGACGCTTGACGCGGTGCGCGCGCGCTATGCCATCCCCTTTGCCGAATACGGGATCGCCGTGTTCCACCCGGTGACCTCCGAGGCCGACACGATGGGCGCGCAGGCGCAGGCGCTGTTCGGGGCACTTGTCGAAAGCGGCCGGCATTTCGTGGTGATCGCCCCCAACAACGACCCGGGTTCCGACGCGATCTTTGCGGTGCTGCGCGGCCTGCCCGCCGCCCGGTTCCGCGTGCTGCCCTCGATGCGCTTCGCGCATTTCTCGGAGCTGATGAAGCATGCGGCCTGCATGGTCGGCAATTCCAGTGCCGGGGTGCGCGAGGCGCCGTTCCTGGGCCTGCCGTCGCTCGACGTGGGAACGCGGCAGAACGGGCGGTCGGATGCGCCCTCGATCCGGTCCTGTGCTGCGGCGGACCGGGCCGCGATCCTGGGGTTCCTGACGACCGAATGGGGGCGAGCCTGGACCCGCCACACCGGATTTGGCGAAGGCAGGGCCGCAGACCGCTTTGCGGCGGTGCTGCGCGACCCGGAATTCTGGGCCCGCGGGCTGCAGAAAGAGTTCCGCGACATTGGCTAG
- a CDS encoding 3-deoxy-D-manno-octulosonic acid transferase — translation MASLALPLYLGLTAALSPLAAPYLRRRLARGREDRERWPEKLGQGMAPRPDGRLVWLHAVGLGEVLALRGLIGALSDRLPEAHFLVTSSALSSAQVLARQMPPRTIHQFLPLDLPGPVTRFLDHWRPALSIWAEQDLWPRLVARAAARHVPLALVNARMGDRAFRARKRVRGLYRDLYARFALIDAQDAATAGHLASLGATDVRVSGSLKAAAPPLACDDAELSRLRAVLSGRRVWAAISTHPADEAAAMAAHVALMARDPGAILILVPRLPARSDEVVAAAVAAGLPVARRSAGAMPVPGVYVADSFGETGLWYRLSPVVLVGGGFGVGGHNPWEGARLGAALLHGPDVRNFASDYRAFHAESAARSVTGPAEIIAALDDAEMPAMARRGQALADRGMAALPGLADALAGLAR, via the coding sequence TTGGCTAGCCTGGCGCTGCCCCTCTACCTCGGCCTGACGGCGGCCCTGTCACCGCTGGCCGCCCCCTACCTGCGCCGCCGACTGGCGAGGGGACGCGAGGATCGGGAACGCTGGCCGGAAAAGCTGGGGCAGGGGATGGCACCGCGTCCGGACGGTCGCCTGGTCTGGTTGCATGCCGTGGGCCTGGGCGAGGTGCTGGCGCTGCGCGGGCTGATCGGCGCGCTGTCGGACCGGCTGCCAGAGGCGCATTTCCTGGTCACCTCCTCGGCGCTCTCCTCGGCACAGGTGCTGGCGCGCCAGATGCCGCCGCGCACGATCCACCAGTTCCTGCCGCTTGATCTTCCCGGGCCGGTGACGCGGTTCCTGGACCACTGGCGGCCCGCGCTGTCGATCTGGGCCGAGCAGGACCTGTGGCCCCGCCTCGTGGCGCGGGCGGCGGCACGGCATGTGCCCCTGGCCCTGGTCAATGCCCGGATGGGCGACCGGGCCTTTCGTGCGCGGAAGCGGGTGCGGGGGCTCTATCGCGATCTCTATGCCCGGTTCGCGCTGATCGACGCGCAGGATGCGGCAACCGCCGGTCATCTTGCCTCGCTGGGCGCCACGGATGTTCGGGTATCGGGTTCGCTCAAGGCGGCGGCTCCGCCCCTTGCCTGCGACGATGCGGAACTGTCGCGGCTGCGCGCGGTGCTTTCCGGGCGGCGCGTCTGGGCGGCCATCTCGACCCACCCGGCGGATGAGGCGGCGGCGATGGCGGCCCATGTGGCACTGATGGCCCGCGATCCGGGTGCGATCCTGATCCTTGTGCCGCGACTGCCCGCGCGATCGGACGAGGTCGTGGCCGCCGCCGTGGCCGCAGGCTTGCCGGTCGCGCGGCGGTCGGCCGGCGCCATGCCGGTGCCGGGCGTCTATGTGGCCGACAGCTTCGGCGAGACCGGGCTGTGGTATAGGCTTTCCCCCGTCGTGCTGGTGGGGGGCGGTTTCGGGGTGGGCGGCCACAACCCGTGGGAAGGCGCGCGTCTGGGCGCAGCGCTGCTGCACGGCCCCGATGTTCGGAATTTCGCCAGTGACTACAGGGCATTCCATGCCGAATCTGCGGCGCGTTCGGTGACCGGGCCCGCCGAGATCATCGCCGCACTCGACGATGCGGAAATGCCCGCGATGGCGCGGCGCGGGCAGGCGCTTGCCGACCGCGGGATGGCGGCGCTGCCCGGGTTGGCCGATGCGCTTGCGGGGCTGGCAAGATGA